Part of the Apilactobacillus apisilvae genome is shown below.
AATCCCATCTCTAAACTGAATCGTTTTAACTCCGTAAGCAGCTAAGTCTGTGGCTGCTGCCTCATTATCATTTTCATAAAAGACAATCATGCGCCTACCAGCAGGCAGGCTCCTAGCCATAGATTTTATTAAACCTAAATTGTTGTCAAAACTCATTATGTAGATAACATTTTTTTTCTTTTTAAAATAACAAAAAAGAGAAACTATTTTGATTAAAAACAAATATATAATCTTCAAAATTAACCCCACCATATTAATGTTAAATAACCCATACACAATCAATTATTATAACACAATCGATTCAAAACAATTAATCACAATAAACTATTTTAATTTATGCTCATAGAAATGGCCAAGAATTGTTGAAGCCTCAGTAATGCTTGCAAAAGCATGTGGATCTGATTCTTCTAATGCTTCTTCTAATTCAGGCATCTCATATCTAGATATAGTTGTAAATAAAATTTCTTTACTATTATGATTATATGCACCTTCAGCATTATGAATAATCGTAATTCCTCTTGGCATATGATTTTGAATACTATCAATAACTGTTTTCGGGTGATCAGTAACTATTAAAACTTGCATTCTTTGTTGTCTCGTATAAGCAAAATCAATTGCTTTAGCATTTACAACAATTCCAATAGCTGAATAAAAAGCATAAGGCCAACCGTACTCAAAACCAGCTGCTGTAATAATAAAAACATTAAAAGCTATATTAATTGTCCCAATACTACGACCAGTTTTACGCCTAATTACAATTCCTAAAATATCAAGTCCACCAGTTGATATCTCATTTTTCAAACTCATACCAGTCCCAAAGCCATTAACAACACCACCAAAAATAGCACAAATCATCGGATCATGAGTTAAATAAACTGGATGAATCGCTTTAATCATAAAACTGGCTAAGAAAACAGTTAAAATTGTAAAAAGAGTAAACTGATGACCAATTTGTCTCCAGGCTAAAACAAAAAATGGAATATTTAGCATAAACAAACCAATTGAAGGTGAGATTGTAAATGGAAAATACCTAGTGGATAAAGTATTTATCAATTGTGATAAACCCGTAAATCCAGATGAATAAATGTTACCTGGGGTCCAAAAGAAATTCATTGCAATTGACACCATAATACCATACATAAAAGCAGTAGAAGCTTTAGCTATGTACTGATGCCTTTTTAAAATCCGTTGAACATCATCCATAAATTTCATTACCTCTCTTATAAATATGAAAATAGTATAACATTTAATAATTAATTAATCATACTTATTTAAAAGAAAAGAACTTCCAATTAAGGAAGTTCCTTCATAATCATTCTTCGTAAGTATCTTCACTTTCAAGACCTAAATCATATAATTGCTTTTGAGCAACTTGAGCAGGTGCGTTAGTCATTGGTTCTGTTGCTTTTGAATTTTTAGGGAATGCAATTACATCACGAATATTTTCAGTTTGAGCTAACAATCTAGCAAAACGATCTAGACCAATAGCTAAACCACCATGAGGTGGAAAACCGTAATCTAAAGCATCCAAGAAATAGCCAAATCTAGCTTGTGCTCTTTCTCTATCGAATCCTAATGCTCTTAACATCTTCAATTGTAATTCTTTATTATGAATACGGATAGAACCGCCACCTAATTCTAGTCCATTTAGAATGATGTCATAACTTTGCGCATGTGCAGCATGTGGATTTTCGCCTTCATTAAGGTAATGTTCGTCACCCTTATTTGGCATTGTAAATGGATGGTGAGCAGGTACCCATCTTTCAGCACCTTCATCATATTCAAATAATGGCCAATCTACAACCCATAAGAAGTCAAATACATCTTTAGGAATCATATTTTGTTTTTCAGCAATATCACAACGTAAGTATCCTAAAGTATCAGCAACAACTTTAGCACGATCAGCAGCGAACAATAGTAAATCGCCTACTTTGGCACCAGTACGTTTCATAATATTTTCTTCAACTGATTTATCAAAGAATTTAGCGATTGGACCTGTAAATCCATCTTCTGTAATCTTAATCCATGCTAATCCTTTAGCACCAAAACGTTCGATATATGAACCATATTTGTCAATATCTTTTCTAGAATACTTATCAGCACCACCAGGAACAGCAATCGCTTTTACTTGTCCACCATCTTTGATGGTATTTGAGAACACTTTAAAATCAACATCTTTAACAACGTCTGATAAATCTTTTAATTCCATACCAAATCTAACATCCGGTTGATCAGTACCAAAACGATCCATTGATTCTTGCCAAGTGATACGTTTAAATGGTGCTTTAACATCTAAACCTAAAGTATCTTTCATTACTTTGACAATTAAACCTTCAGTTAATTTTTGAATATCTTCTTCATTTAAAAATGAAGTTTCCATATCAATTTGAGTAAATTCTGGTTGACGGTCACCACGTAAATCTTCATCACGGAAGCAACGAGCAATTTGATAGTAACGATCAAACCCAGCACCCATTAATAGTTGTTTAAATAATTGTGGTGATTGTGGTAAAGCATAAAATGAACCATGATATAGTCTTGAAGGAACTAGATAATCACGAGCTCCTTCAGGAGTTGATACTGTTAAATTAGGTGTTTCAATATCAATAAATCCATTTTTATCAAAGTAACTATGAACAGATTGCATAATTCTGTTTCTTAGCATAATTCCCTTTTGTACTTCCGGACGTCTTAAATCTAAATAACGATATTTTAGTTTAGTTTCCTCGGAAGCAGTAATATTATTTTTAATATCAAATGGAGGATTTTTAGCCTTATTAAAAATTTCTACATCGCTAACATCAACTTCAATTT
Proteins encoded:
- the aspS gene encoding aspartate--tRNA ligase — protein: MERTTYCGLVDEKYLNQEICLDGWVSRRRDLGKLIFVDLRDREGIVQLVFSDEYNQKAWEIADQLRNEYVIQVKGKVVARAENEVNDDMKTGKIEVDVSDVEIFNKAKNPPFDIKNNITASEETKLKYRYLDLRRPEVQKGIMLRNRIMQSVHSYFDKNGFIDIETPNLTVSTPEGARDYLVPSRLYHGSFYALPQSPQLFKQLLMGAGFDRYYQIARCFRDEDLRGDRQPEFTQIDMETSFLNEEDIQKLTEGLIVKVMKDTLGLDVKAPFKRITWQESMDRFGTDQPDVRFGMELKDLSDVVKDVDFKVFSNTIKDGGQVKAIAVPGGADKYSRKDIDKYGSYIERFGAKGLAWIKITEDGFTGPIAKFFDKSVEENIMKRTGAKVGDLLLFAADRAKVVADTLGYLRCDIAEKQNMIPKDVFDFLWVVDWPLFEYDEGAERWVPAHHPFTMPNKGDEHYLNEGENPHAAHAQSYDIILNGLELGGGSIRIHNKELQLKMLRALGFDRERAQARFGYFLDALDYGFPPHGGLAIGLDRFARLLAQTENIRDVIAFPKNSKATEPMTNAPAQVAQKQLYDLGLESEDTYEE
- a CDS encoding YitT family protein; this translates as MDDVQRILKRHQYIAKASTAFMYGIMVSIAMNFFWTPGNIYSSGFTGLSQLINTLSTRYFPFTISPSIGLFMLNIPFFVLAWRQIGHQFTLFTILTVFLASFMIKAIHPVYLTHDPMICAIFGGVVNGFGTGMSLKNEISTGGLDILGIVIRRKTGRSIGTINIAFNVFIITAAGFEYGWPYAFYSAIGIVVNAKAIDFAYTRQQRMQVLIVTDHPKTVIDSIQNHMPRGITIIHNAEGAYNHNSKEILFTTISRYEMPELEEALEESDPHAFASITEASTILGHFYEHKLK